Genomic window (Nymphaea colorata isolate Beijing-Zhang1983 chromosome 1, ASM883128v2, whole genome shotgun sequence):
AGCAGATTACAGAAAGATGCCTAGCTTTCGAGGCATTTACACAAAGTTGCTAAGCATTTCGAACAAACCTAACCGTTAAGGTTACCAGCTAACTCATGAACTAACTAATGACCCCTCCCTGTTACCAAGGTTAAAATAACCGTGGTTAAAGACAGGTTAGCAGAAAAGACAGAGCTAACCCTCTCTGCCTTTGGGGTTAAACTCACACCGTCTTGTCTTCCTCGCACCTTCTGTTGAGCACTGTGATTTCTCCTTCGCGATTCCTAAACGTTGAGCGTTCCATTGATCTTTCATGGTCTCCACTTCCACTTTCTGACGATCTTGTTTTAACTTCCCTCACGCTTCGCAACCGCATCCCGCTTCGCGCTGCCTCCTCCCCTTGAGCATTTTGTTCCCCTATTTCTTGCACTCGCTTCTCCTCTCGCTTCCTGTAAGTCTTCCGTTAACGTGTTAAAGATTCTTGTCCTCGGACCTCATCTGCGCAGGACTGGAAGTGAACCTTGCTTTGGCTGACTCCATGAACATGCACGTACGGCTCAACACCATTTTCATGCCTGGGAAGTTGCTCTAGCTCGTGGGATTGAGAACCCCACGGAGAGTTTCTTCAACATACAGCATCATCTTGTTATATGCTCATTCTGGCTCAGACACGGGAAGCGCCTGAGCTCAGACCCTTGGCTTCTGCTCCTTTCATGATTCTCAGCCTCTTGCATGAAGAGATGAACATCCTGAAACAGAAGGCAAAACATCAGACCTTGCCCCTCAAAACCAGGCCAagatgtgagagagaaagagagagatggactTACTCCCAAGGGACATCTCCAACCAACATCCAGTCtccatctttatcttcataagTTGGTACATATTCAGACCCATCTCTGGTTGCAAATCCACCTGATAAGGTAAAAAAAGAAGGCAAGTTTAGCAAACAAATCAGAAAAGTTTAATGGAATCATGGAGTTCTATGCTGAGAGGAAGGAGGCCACGGCCACAATAGACAAGAGCTACTGAACATACCCATGGTAAAGCAGCTGAACATCTTCTCCAAGGCCTTGAGTAGATCTTGGTAGTCGCTGTATGTCTTGAGATCTATCTTCCTCAGGTATGGAGCCCCATCCATGCTTACTTTTACAAGCATCCCGGGTGTCTCGGCCTCCTTCTTCTTTGAGATGCTTGAAACGTTTAGGTTGTTCTTCCTGTATGACCTGATTGGTGGCCATCCTACCACTTGTGCCCTGTCAAAACCATATCTTGGATTAGTCTCAGATTCATAGTCTAAAACCATAGATTTTATTCATGAAGATTTAGCAAACCCCAGATCTTTTTATGTATAGTTCAAAAACAACACTAAAAATTTTCTGGGGAAGCATGATTATGGAGTCTTTAGGTGTTCAAGGACAGAAACCAGTCAGAAACTGGATACTTTAAGACCCACATGTGAATGAGGAAGAAGACTTACTTGGCAGGAGGGGCGTTTTCCTGGTCAGCAGGTGTGGTGTCGTCtccggcgacggcgacggaaAAGGCTCTCTTCTTAGTATTCGATGCCGCTGTCGCCGCCTTCTCTGTGACGTTACTTCCGGGTAACCCCAACCTCAGCTCAGTTGCCTCAAGGTTCAGATCGCAGTCGTACTTCACGGCCTTCTCCATTTCCTGGCCTTTCTTTGCGGTGCTTTCGACTCTTTTCCAACCAACACGGACTCTGTGACTCCTCCAACTCCCAAGTTTATCACTGTTTCTTCAAATCCCCGGCGATCTGCTCCGTCCCTCTCACAGACCAACAAATCTACGGCTTGAAAACCAACCTTGGCAGCGAAAATCTGCTGATGTGAGGGAAAAACTCGCAAAAGACTGATACAAAGATGACCACAAACTCGAATTGTCAACCAATCTCCGGCGAACTTCTTTCCTTACTCCGGTGCAGAGACGCTTGTAAGAGACGTTTGAAAGCTGAACTTCCTTGGCTTGTGAAATGAAGATAGGGAGAAGCAAGAGGACAACTACTTTTATAAGAGGAAGAATCAaagcaagggagagagagagaggagagaagagagagagagagtgcatgAATGGATGATACCCACCAAGAGAACAAATGGGGACAGCAACAGGTTGGCCTGGGGCAGGTTGCCTGTCCGGCCAGGGACACACCGGTGGGCCCAGAACTCCGGCCGTCCGTTTGGGCTCATCTGGGATTCTCTGATCCGACGGCAAAGGAAGGTTTGTTAGTCATGTGGTGGGCCGATCCGAGCCGTTGGAGGACAGCCCATGTGAGCGCAGCGCTGTCGGTGAGCTTGTGTGTGGCCGGAAAACCCCCCCATGTGAACGatttattgcaaaaaacataaaatatttacaaaaaaataaaattaaaaaaaatctaaaatattaaGCATCTTTAAAGAGGGGGTTTTCCAAGAGAATCATCCCCACCCACATGGCATGTGGGCATGCTGTGAGGCAATAACATTGGTCCTCGCACTAAATGACCTATTGTTTAAAGAACACCCAATTTCCTAATTTTATCCTCCCAAGAACACGCCCATGAAAATCACAATCTAGCAAGATTTTGCACTctaaatcatgaagatcatgcCGGAATTCTTGGTGAcaagaaagagtgagagagaggtgTAAATCTTCTATAGGGTTAAATTCTTGCCTCTTAATAAAAAAACTGCATGCGTTCTTAACATTTCTTGCCTTTCCCCATGTGGGCACCTGTTTTTTAATATTGAAAACTGCCAAACATTGGCCAGTGCAGATGACTCGGTTCTTTTCAAGGCCTTCATTTGGATGCTTTCCTTGATCAAGTATCCTTCACAGCCTGTTGGAAGGAATTTTCAGACCACCTATGAGCAGAGctttgatatttaaaaaagtttttcaccacaaggtctctctctctctatatatatatatatctactctctctctctctctctctctctctatatatatatatatatatatatatatatatatatatatatatatatatatatatatatatatatatatatatatatatgtatggagTGAAAGTGTGCAAGTTGTGATGTAAGGCACTTCTCTGACTAAGATAAGAGGCAGATATATGCTTACTAGATATCGGGAGGACCACTAGTTAGCTGCGTGGCAGCTTGTTCTATGTATGATTGGAGCATATCGCTCTAACGGTGACTCATCAGTGGCAGCAGGGgcgcatctctctctctctcttttgtcatATTATTCTGGTAAATAGTGGCGAGTGGATATGTATTTGTGCCCACTATTCCAAAGTTAATAGTGGATAGTGATTTCATGGTACCCCTAAGATGAGTACATGAAATGTTGAAAGCAATCATTTGTACGAACATTGGCTCCTGTGATATGACTTGCAAAGCACATAACCTAAAGTTGAATATGTGATTGTTTGGTACCAGTTACAAATTGCTTTAACAtcttgttttatgaatctatctcaaaattTACCATCTTATGTACATGAGAGATTAAAATGCCTTCattaaagtgaaaaaggaagaattttgaaaaaaataaaaatgagaattatgaaaatattgaaagattaaaaatgtacatagccttttttttttaaaaaaaaagtgtgcgTGCAACTCTATCTTCAAAATTTAAGGCAGAATAGTCGGATGGTAACAatctgttatgggtgccaaatGATTCTTGAAAACTTTCcaacaaaacataataaactCTACCAAGTAAACGGAAAGATCATGAAAGCAGtagaaaaatcaagagaaacatgaaaacaagaagCCCATTTTCACTTTTGATATCCAACTAAATCTAAGGTGGTGTTTGTATAAGTAACAGGATTAGGTAAAACAAGTCGAAAATTTACCAAACTTTATAGATGTCATCACATGTTGCCCCCACTCTCAAACAAGAATATTAATGGTGCTTGTAAGTATGTTTGCACCCGTCAAGTATCATGCACATGCTGGGgccaaacaagaagaagacagcCCCATCCGCACGTGCATGAGCACCTACACTACATATCGCGAAGCGTTTGTGCACAACCGAGGGTTTAATTTCCATACGATTGTGTTGCCATCTCCTTCTATTCTATTTATTGGCATCAACATTTAAGATATCATGATGCATGCACGGACAGACTGGCCATCCCTTCCGCACGGGCACTCACAAAAAAACAGCGCGATCTACATATGAaagtgacatatatatatatatatatatatatatatatatgaaataatttcagccattcattttttaaagatCAGCAGTTGAGTGAGAAAAAAACAGGAACAACAAGATGATGAAacgttttcttttcatttttctcttgtttctcattCAACTGCCTATCAATAAAAGATCACCTAAATGTCGAACGCATAccatttcatatatgtataaaatctACTGGATACTTGATAGTTCGCTCTAGGAGCATTGCCGATTGTTTACGGTGTAACAATGGTTCATGATGTTAGTAATGGGTGTTCCAGCATTAgactttaaaattttagtaaacTAACCTCCGGCAAATCCACTGTTTGAATATTAACtgataactaaaaatgaaagatCTTCTCTAGTTACAGAAGCATTGGCGATGATTTATTGTATAACAATGATTGATGATGCATTTTTGGCAACTGTTTAAATTGGTTTTAACTGcagttttttaagttttaactattTGGCAACATTAGATGGATTTGAACTTATACACACtcccacatctctctctctctctctctctctctctctctctctctctctctctctctatatatatatatatatatatatatatatatatatatatatatatatatatatatatatatatatatatatatatatagagagagagagagagagagagagagagagagaatacagaCCACGTAAATTAGGACGGTTGGCTCGCTTCAAAGGGGAATTAATGTATGACAGAAGATGAGCCACGTCTCTCTCTATCACTTAATTTTCAGCAGCCAATATCCATTCATTCTGTGTCGCCTTGCACCCCATATTGCATGACAGAAGATGATGATCAAGGATGAGGACTGTAAACGGGTCGGGTAGGAAACGGATATTTCCATTCTTCTGGCCGATCAACTCACAGAACTACTTACTATTTTCACAGCAGAATGGTGCGGGCAGATCATTCACGGACCTGGCAGGCTCAGTCGCTTTGGGCCCATACCAATAAATGGCATGCTTGGTTTTGAAAAGACACTGATACCTGACATCGCCAAACTGTGTCCCCAATCGATCGAATAGGATGCTACTCGACGTTGACAGATTTACGGGGACTGAGTAAGTCTCAGATCCAGATTACTTTAACTGaaactggaaaaaagaaaaaaatcttgacGGACAATTATAAATTGCCCACCTGGGTAAATTGTTGGGATTGAAATTTTCGAGTTCAAAGCTGCTTTATAGCTAGAGATGCTTTTAACTCTAATATGTTGTTGGTGGTGACAATGGAATACATATGTATATGgcaaggaagagagagaaagtacactttctctctccctctctctgtgttAAGAATTTCTTGGCATGAGCATGTgggtgtgtatatgtgtgtgtgaatggaCTTTAGCTTTTAAGAGTCACTCAACCATTTAATTAGGACTGTTCAATCTAACATGATGGACAATTAAAGacaaataatgagaaaaatgtaACAGTGCTTTCATCTTCTAATATTAACtcacacttttttcttcttatttttctctcaattattCCTCATGTTTGGGTAACTCTAAATAGCAtgagtcatcattcactcactataAGGTGATCTTAGAGGAAGGCGTACCTATTCTAGTGAACTTCGACTAGTTCGCTTAGTTTATTAATATATAAGACTAAGTCACTAGGATGTAGGAATATAAGCTCTTcaagaattttttcaaaataattgaCATAACAGCATTCTTGTtctcataaaatgaaagatattTCATTGAGAAATATTGATATTTCTGATGTAAAGGAGCCATTTTGTTGGGAGAGATGTGCAGAGTCTGCCTGATCCCAATATGCACCATAATTACCTTTGATTCACATTTAGGTTATATAATAAACCAAGGCACTGCGTTCTCTAGCTAGGGGACAAGCATATAAGCAGATCTTTAAGGTTTCTTAAAATCTTAATATATATAGAATTCTCAAGTACTACCTAAACATCAACTGCTAGAACTAAGACATGAATAAACTTGGGTTTGGTTAGAGCCCATTTTAAATACACATGATCAATAATGGCTACTTCACCTGAACCATAGTTTCAGGAAAGGTAGTTCACTTGCTTCCCTGTTCTTGCTGCATGCTTCCGCAAGCACGATCGACGGTCGCCAACACCAATATAATACCTCCTAAAAGATAACACTTTCCTGCTATTGTCCAAGCTTGTTCAAAGCACCCGATATCAACTTGGGAGTTGAACGGTAACTGTCTACACACAGTTCTTAatctgaaaatgaaaactaaagaACTTGTGTTCCAATATGGACAAAAAGTTGGTTTGACATAACATAAGCATGAATAATAAGTTCATGAAtgaattgattatgcatgaatGATACCCAAGAAATATAATAACAGTCACACATTAAATAGAGGCCCCGACAAGCCTAATCGTTATCGTAAAGGGCATAATTAGACTGCAATATAATATTTCCTCAAATAAATGAAACATGATAAGTGCATAATTAGACTCTCTGGAATGGGCCTAATCTCACATTATGTATAAATGACTGCTGTTTTCATCAAATTATGATGTgccccagagagagagagaatgttacGTGTTTGAATGGGCTACGTCTTGACAATACATAGATATTAATGGTGACCATGTTCATGAACTACAACTGTTTGAATACTATCGATGAACGAACCGCTAGAAATAAGTTCCACAAACTCTATGAATGGACCTAATCTGGCTCCAAATAGGATCCATGGGGACTCGACAAGATAAATTAAATAccagaaagagatagagaagagagaaaaacatatAAATCAAAGTGGGGATCAGTTAGGCAGGCGCTAGTTTTGTGCTTCTTTGGTAGAATGATAAAAGTTAGGATGTATAGAGGATTAATTCAAGCACTGTGCTGATCctgatattttaataaatatgcATACAAGTTAGTTAGGACGAAAATATTAAGTGAACAATGTTATACGTAATTATTTGTACGAGCTTTATCTTTATTGATACATACAATATTGAGTTATGTCATGGAGAAGGCTTGCGGTGTAATGTGGAGATTGTTTGAATTGTACGTTGAGAAATGGAAGCTACACATAAAAAGCGATTAGACACAGATTGGCTAAGTAAACATCAAAGCCTTACCACGATATAGAGAGACAAAAGGAgaggaaaataataaaaaaaaaaacttccaagTTTCTAAGTTTACACAATCGGTTTTCAACTATTGATTTCTGAATTTATATGATGTTTATGTTCACTTGGAAAAGGTTGTGAATGGGAAATAACTATTGCGGGATGACATGCATGGCGTTTATTCATCCTTCCGAAGCACAGCGGGGTGATCCTGTATCAAGCATGTTTGTTTGATGACAATGGTCCCAGAgataagcatatatatatatatatatatatatatatatgtgtgtgtgtgtgtgtgtgtgtgtgtgcgcgtgcaTATAGTTTCAAgtgtcactatatatatatatatatatgtgtgtgtgtgtgcgcgcgtgcATATAGTTTCAAGTGTCACTAATCCTTGCAAAACAATCAAAGACTATTTATCCCAACAACCAAATGTGATTTTGGGATGGTAGCATAGCTGGTATATTGTCGGTTAGATTTTCATAGGTGCTATTATCTTAAACTTTACAGGGCAAGTCACAAGATTATTCGGTAGGTGTGTTGTTCCCATACCCAAGCCCTGATGCAGCCCTAGCTCCTATTGGCAAGGGGTCCGGCCAAACCCACACCTGTCTTCCCCCAATGTTGAGATAATGAATCAAATAACTCTCAATCTGTTATTCTCATTAACAATTGACATTTAAATATTAAGATAAACTGATGAAGTTAATCAAGTTGAATTGTCAAACTCAAGTCcccacacagacacacacacatatacaatAAGAGTCTTCGAGGTACTGTGTTTTATCTTACGTCCTACAACTATAAAACTATATGTGCATCGATTTCTAGGATTTTATGAGCTTTCTATTAcctctttccttttgttgtttttgggCGAATGATTGAGAATCGTGATACTCATGCAATTTGGTATTGATTCCTCCTGCGCCCTAGACCAATTTGCGGAGTAGAGAGGTGCAGAGATGCTGCCAATCATCTTAATGGTGTAGGGCAGAACAGGAACAAGGTCACCCCACACTACCGATGTTTTCAGATTATCTTTACGTTTACAGGGTAAGTTTATTGTGAAGAAATTTTCTGATTATGGATCCAAAACAACCTAATGATGAAATGAGCAGACCCACTGCGGCCGCCCAGTGGATCTCAACCTACTTCCTAAACAAGGTTAGAAACGAGGACAACCAACTTTTTAACAATTCTCTTTTTAAGCCCTTGAAGATATCCTCCATTCTTCAATACATgattaaactttttaaaaaaggggCATTACAATCTACCCCTCTTAAAGTACATGAGACAGTGAGTGTGAAACCTCAGGTTTCAATATTGAACTGTGCATAGATGCCTAGATGCCACTAGAACAACCTGATTCACTTTCATATTGGGCTTAGGCCCCCAGTTCACTTTCATATTGGGCTTAGCCCCCAGTTCGATGGATCTCAACATGCTTCCTAACAGGTTCAGTTacagcttgaaaaaaaaaataagaaccatGACAACTAACTACTTAACAACCCATTTAATAAACCCTCGAAGATCTCTGACAATTCAATAcgaaaccaaaattttcaaaatgggaCATCACAAATGAATCATCAATCCAGTGAAAGTGAATCACAAGGAATGCTCGTAGCCATTCTAATGCTTACTGATAAATAATTAGGAGTGGTAATTAGGACTTCCCATAGTCCAGATTCTgatatggatatggatctacATCTGGTTATAGACTATCCCAAAGTGATGGTACCCCCATTGCGTGTTAGACTTGTTGAAAGCTTTGAAACTTGTGGACCCAAATTGCAGCCCATGCCCACTTGACAACAAGGCCTTCTATATTTATGTTTGGCTCATTGTATAATGTGGGTCGGGTCAACtatgaagaaaagggaaaacctAGGGTTTCCATTATTAACCAACAAGATGGCCTACTTCTCGGACATTGATGCCCGGCCAGGCCCCCAGTAACGTAAACTACATGGGAAGTTCAACGACGGGCAGCTCGGTCAGGCCCACCCCACTGAACCCTCCAAACATACGGGCAGATCCATTAAGAAATGTCTCTTGTTCAACCAACATATGGAATATGTGTATAGAACTAAAACCTAAGCAAGATTCTCTTGTGATAAGTTTCTGATCATGGGCCAGCCAACCCCCAGGGTTAACGTGCGAACCATGGTTAAcacatgttttgattttaaTATAGGGGGAAGCCCCAAGGAATACTATTATATTTGCTTTttggaataaataaaaataataaagaacaaAATCCCGAAAATTTTAAAGGATAGAAAAATTGGCACTTGTATTTGCTGCCTTTGAATCGTCCGGCCAATTCTTATAATAGTGAGAATAATTTTAGGGATTCGAAACCGAGACTACTTGGTTATGTTAGTGTGACATAAGCATATATTCTCGCTCTGTCAAGAGTTGGCAGATGTGTATTGTTGTGTAGACAAAGAGTCGTAAGCTTTCGTAAGCCCTAAATACCGCTGGAAGTAACTAAGGAATTTCCCGATTTTAGAGAAACCAGAGGAGCAAGTTGCCctggaagaaggagaaaaaaaaaactgttgctTTGTGTTTCATTAAGAAGGAGAGAGTGATAAATGTCGACCTTCTGTAAAGTCAATGGCTTATGACTTACTTTAACTCATTGCAATTAAATTATATGacaattatttcaaaaaaaatgttgttgcATGAGATTAAAGGGTTTGTTTCTTCAATGCAGTTGTAAACTATTATAGGCACTatgccctaaatcttgcgtcACTCAATTAAGGAATAATATTAATTAAGAACGAAATAGTCTCAGCTAGCTTGTATTCCATGTTTGCATGTGTGCGTATGTGAGTGTGGGTGTTTGTGTCGGCAATGCACATGCACGGCCTTCGGCTTGAGTGCATGTATGTGTTTTTCTGCGtgttcatgcatgcatatagatacgtgtgtgcatgtgtgcgtgcatacatctttgcaagaaAATATGGATAATTCCTTAATTTCATTTACTTATTGAGAGGgccctttaaaatttaaaggtTAAACCGTTGGTAACTTCAACTAAAAATTCCTGACTCCGCCATATGCGAGTAGTACTGTACGTACGTAGTTAGCCAACACAAACACAACAATTTCAGTGTCAGTTATGACCGTGGGCTCACACTTTCGTTAATCTATTGTTTCCAGTGGGCAATATGAAAAGGTGGCGGTACCGCGGTATGGAAAATATAGCCGGGACAAAATATCCCAAAAACTAATGGAAAACTCGTGTAATTTTGTGATATCTTGACTAGCTAAGATGAAACATTCCCAGTCCCACAGCAAAGACTGCAAGCTCGCATAAAATCTATCTGGCTTAGGTTGAACATGCAAACAGCTATTATGTGGCCCGTTTTCCATGCACAAGTTTCATGTTCATGGAGATGGTGAAATTCTGCCATTAAAAGCGGGACAGTGAAAAGAGAAGCTGCGTGCCTTTCATTCCTGCGTAGACCAGCCAGCCACAAGTATCACGTCATGTCAAAATGGGCGCAGTACGGTGCTCTGCTTTGCCTGTGGTTAGAGACACAAGAGCTATTATTGCTCGATTTTTATGGCCCCATTGTGGCTCTTGATTGCAGTAAGAAATTTGATCGTCTTCTTTGCTCATTGTCTTCGGGTATTTTTCTGATCAACATGTAACGTGCTTCCTCTAGTGTGtgtgtagatatatatatataaaactcattataaacaaaaatgacaaaatcctCAGGCTCATTTATTACCCTACTGCTGGTATAATAACTTGGTCTAGATCTTATGTCATCCCAAAGAGCAGACTATTGCAAGaatatggaaaatgaaaagaaggaaaattcacCTGTAATCCTTGAGGTTCTACTTTCTGTCGTAGTCAGGCCCGGTTTTCCCAACATAACTGGATCAGTCAGTGCCCTGACTGATCCAGTGGCGTCCAACTCACTTGGCCTATATATGGACCCCATCTGGGTCAGATCCATGTCGGCCCCAACCCGGACCCAGCCAACTCACGTATCCACTGGATCCAGGTAACTCTGACTCGGGGACCACCCGGTCCTTTGCAGGAACAACCGAGGGCGGAAGGGTACATTCACGGAACAGCTCGGACGGTCGAGATTGGAGCACCGAGAGACCTACGCGCCAGATCTACCGTTGGACGGGGAGCGGAAGGCCCGACGTGGGGCCCCCGGGTTGGACCAGTAGAGGACACACCAACATCATCCCACATGCCGGTGGGCCCCACGGGCATGAAACCCCGCACATGCCCTTCTTCCCCGCCTTCTCTTCGTCCATCCCTTTTTGACTTGGCCAGGGCCCCGCTCTTAGAACTGTAGTGGCCCCCACAGACGAACACGCCCCCCGACTTTGCTTCGTTCCTTCAGGTGGGCCCCGCAACGACGGAACAAATAATCGCCGATCATGGCTCTGCgctataaataaattaaataaataaggatatatatatatatatatatatatatataaattttgggGATACTTCGTTGAGGTATATGCAGGGCAAAGTT
Coding sequences:
- the LOC116253573 gene encoding auxin-induced protein 22D-like translates to MEKAVKYDCDLNLEATELRLGLPGSNVTEKAATAASNTKKRAFSVAVAGDDTTPADQENAPPAKAQVVGWPPIRSYRKNNLNVSSISKKKEAETPGMLVKVSMDGAPYLRKIDLKTYSDYQDLLKALEKMFSCFTMGGFATRDGSEYVPTYEDKDGDWMLVGDVPWEMFISSCKRLRIMKGAEAKGLSSGASRV